The Candidatus Eisenbacteria bacterium genome includes the window TGTACTACGGGGGGCCTGGGGCGGACGCGGTGGCGGACCTGACGCTGACGGGCGCCGTGGCTAATGATCGCTTCAGCTGGGCGGTGTCCTCGGCGGGGGACGTGAACGGGGATGGCTACGCCGACGTGATCGTGGGAGCGTTCGGGAACTCTGCCGGGGGGGCGCAGGCCGGCCGCGCCTACGTGTACTACGGGGGTCCGGGGGCGGACGCGGTGGCGGACCTGACGCTGACTGGCGCCGCGGCGTTTGACTGGTTCGGCTATCGGGTGTCCTCGGCGGGGGACGTGAATGGGGACGGGTACGCCGATGTGATCGTAGGGGCGAACGCGAACGACGCTGGGGGGGCGAACGCGGGCCGGGCGTACGTGTACTACGGGGGTCCGGGGGCGGACGCAGTAGCGGACCTGACGCTGACAGGCGCCGCTGCCGGTGATGCCTTCGGCATTTCGGTGTCCTCGGCTGGGGACGTGAACGGGGACGGGTATGCCGATGTGATCGTGGGGGCGTACCAGAACGATGCCGGGGGGGGCGACGCGGGCGCAGCGTACCTCTACGACCTCAACCGCTACTTCGTGCTCTCCCCCAATGGGGGCGAGACGTGGAACGTGGGCGCCGCGAAGAGCATTTCGTGGCTCGGGGCCGAGCCGGCGGATGTCCTGCTCTCCACGGACGGCGGTAAGACCTATGATCTTCTCCGCTCCGGCGTGGGCGGTGCGCCTCAAAACACAATCCCGCTTCGCGTCCCCCACTCACCGACCAAATTCGCGCGCGTCAGAATCCTACCGAGTCTCTCGACCGTGGGCGGCCAGGACGAGTCCGACTCGACCTTCACGATTCAGACTTCGGTGGCGTTGTTGGCGCTCTTGGCGGCACCCGCGCCGAACGGCGCCCGCGGCGCAGTAATCTCCTGGCAGACCGACCCAGGGCCGGAGGATCTAGCGGGCTACAGACTCGAGCACGCGTTGGGCGGCGCCGAGTGGCGGACGCTCGTCACGCTGACGCGCGAGACGAGCTATTTGGATCCCTCCTCAGGCCCCGCGACCCGATATCGTCTCTTCGCGGTGAACGGGTTCGGCGAGGAGCTCTTACTAGGCGAAACCTTTTTCCGCCCTGCAGCCCCGCTCGCCGCTTGGCCGTTGCCGTATCGCGGTGGGAATCTCTCGATCGCGTTTGCGACGCACGGCGCGCTTGGCGGCGGACCGGGCTCCGCGGAGGTATCGCTCTACGATGTCTCGGGCCGACTGGTGCGTACGATCGCGAGAGGGCAGTACCCCGCGGGTTATCAATCCGCGATTTGGGATGGCCGCGACCTACAGGGGAGGAGGGCGGCCTCAGGCATTTACTTCCTGCGCTCTACGACAGCGGGTGAGGATCGGGCGATCAAGTTTGTCGTTGTTCGTTGAGGTAGCCCCGCCCATGCTACGCCTGACTCGTTTCATCACGGCACTTGTTCTGAGCGGTGGATTTCTCGTTACAATCGCCGCACCGCTTGGAGCGACGAATCTCTTCGGCCTCATTGATACTGGGGAGCTCTACAAGTCTACGAACAACGGCGCGACGTGGTCGGCCGTCGCTGCGATCCCGGTCCGGGACGCCGTCGGGTTCGCAGCTGGCTCCAGTAGCTCGGAGCTTTATCTCGCGTCACGGTCAGGGACCGTTTATCGCTCAAGCGACGGGGGGTCGAACTGGACCGCCGTGGGCGCGGTCGTCGCTTCGGGCGTCGTAGGGTTCACCCTCTCCCCGTTCGGCAACGTGCTGGTCCTGACCCGCACGGGGACGCTCTATTCCTCAAGTAACCAGGGGACTACGTTCACGGCGATCGCCGCACTCGTCGGGTCGGATTGGGTGGGCTTGGCGCGGGGTCCGTTGGGAAGGCTCTATGCCGTGACCAAAACGGGTCAAGTCGCGGAGAGTCAGAATCAGGGCTCGACTTGGACCACGGTTGGAGTGATCAGGACGTCCGACGCGGTATCGATTAGGCGGCTCGGCGCTCAGCTCTTTGTGCTCGCCTCGACCGGGGAGATTTATCGAAGCATCAACTACGGGGTGAGCTGGACTCCCGTGGGGGCACTTTCGCAGGGGAACATGAGCGCGCTTGTCGACCTCGACGCCCAGCTCATGGCGGCCACGAGGGAGGGCGAAGTCGCCGCCTCTTCGAACGGTGCCTCGTGGACATGGGTAGGCGCGATCAATCAGCTCAATGTCGTGGCCCTCGGGACCGATTCGCCGCAAGTGACCGGCATCGCGGACGGGCAGTCGCCCCCGAAGTTCGCGGCGGCGGCACCGTACCCCAATCCGCGCGTAGGCGCGGGGGGAGCAACCTTCGGGTTCACCCTCTCGCGGGCGGGCGGCGTGCGCGTGGAGATCTTCGACGCTCAGGGACGTCTGCGGTCGGCGCGCGCGTTCGAGTCGTTCGCGACGGGCGGATATCACGCGATCCGATGGGACCCCGCTTCGATAGGTCCAGGGACGTATGTGGTCCGCCTGGTGACCGACTCAGGCCAAGCGGCGCGCGTCAAGTGGACCTTCGTGCGGTAGAAGCGCGATCCGGCTGCGCTTCCATCCTTCTCCAGGCACCACGTAACGACGCGATCCACAACCGGATCGACGTCGGGCACGAGTGTTCGCAATGACGGGACTTTCGATTCCTGGCGAAGGATCGCGAGGCTTCGGGGGTCTTGGCATCGAACGCGGGGCGTCCAGAAAACAGCTCGTAGAGCAAGAGTCCGAGGGAATACAAGTCGCTGCGCTTCGTGACCTCCGTGCCGAGGAATTGCTCCGGTGCCAATGTAGGCAGGGGTCCCCGCCCGGACCTCCGCACTGCGGATGTTCTTCGCGAGCCCGGCGAGGCCGAAGTCTGCGATGCGCGCTTGGAAGCGGTTAGATCTCCGGCGTCGTTGTCGGCCCTTGCAGAGCACCGAGGACATCTAGTGTTAGACCGGAACCACGGTTCGGTTTCGGGACCCAAAAAGGAGGGACTTGAATGAAAATCAACGCAAGCAGACTTAGCCTCCCGCTGGTCGTAACCCTGGTTTTCCTCTGCGGTGCGACCTCGGCCTTGGCTGCAAGAGCCCAATTGAATCCGGCGAAACACTCAATCACCGATCTGACCAAGGTTGCGGAGAAAACGACGCTAAAGGAGGGTGAGAACACGGTCTTCACTGCTCCAGATGGCTAC containing:
- a CDS encoding T9SS type A sorting domain-containing protein; the protein is MAATYRGGGRPQAFTSCALRQRVRIGRSSLSLFVEVAPPMLRLTRFITALVLSGGFLVTIAAPLGATNLFGLIDTGELYKSTNNGATWSAVAAIPVRDAVGFAAGSSSSELYLASRSGTVYRSSDGGSNWTAVGAVVASGVVGFTLSPFGNVLVLTRTGTLYSSSNQGTTFTAIAALVGSDWVGLARGPLGRLYAVTKTGQVAESQNQGSTWTTVGVIRTSDAVSIRRLGAQLFVLASTGEIYRSINYGVSWTPVGALSQGNMSALVDLDAQLMAATREGEVAASSNGASWTWVGAINQLNVVALGTDSPQVTGIADGQSPPKFAAAAPYPNPRVGAGGATFGFTLSRAGGVRVEIFDAQGRLRSARAFESFATGGYHAIRWDPASIGPGTYVVRLVTDSGQAARVKWTFVR